AAAAGACAGGAATAATCACCCTCTTACTCTCTCCCGCTTCTCTCCCTCATCTTCTAGCCCCTCATCTCGGTTTCCTCCCTCTGTTACAGTCTATTAATTCAGAACGCAAGCTTTCTCTTGATTTTAACAATTTCATtgtaaacaaaatatttcacgTCTTTCCATGTCCGCGCTCTTAGGACTGAAGACTCTTTGTCAATGCACATGAGGCAGTCCTGCTTTGCTGGAACTTTCTTCAGTGCGATGAACTTGCCAAGGTGTCGTTTGACTGCAGTCCTCTCCTGGTCATTCCAGGGTCTCTTACCTTGTTTCTTAACTTCCATTTCTGGAGcatctacaaaacaaaaacaaaaaggagtTTATTAGAGGTTGAGTTGATAATAAACTGAGACCTTATTGAAGTTATATTACCATCTGAACCCTGCCTTGATTGATTAATAACAgtaacagaataaaaaatataaaagttgcATTGATTTTAAGCACCCACATTAAAACAACTTTGTTGACTTAAAGGTCACCCTAGTAACAGCATGTACACTCAAGGGATAATTCATGTGCGTTTCATCACTATTTTTTCTAATGAAGTCAATATAATTGTGTCTCTCCTTGTCTGTCCCAAATATCAATGTGCTGTTTAATcccaaaacatttaaatttggaTCGAGATAATTCTTACATGCAGAATGAGGGAGTAATAAAATGCAAGCAGCCATTAAACCCCAAAGAACATTCAGATGCATCAGACTGCGCATCTGTGAGGCCACTTGACCTCCCGACATTgggccccctcctctgtctcagcttcagcccccacctgaccccctcatcctccctctccccctcctttCCTACACCTTGCTGTGTTCTCTTTTGAGAAAGTTTCTGAGTAACCCCGTTCTCTGTTTATTTCCGCTGGCCCAGCTGCCCGGGTCTACCCGCCCTGCTTCCTGTCTCCTGTATTCCGGATTCTGCCCTGACCAGACCTCCCCCCTTCGGACTCGTTCCCCCTCCTGCTCCTGGATCCCCGACCAGCCCCGGAAAGTCCCTGCCTACCGTGCTCCTCTCGTCCCTGGAACATTCTGCCTGCCGCGCCCCCCGGAACGAGGCCCTCCTGCCCGCTGTCCGCTGCCAACCAACACCCCGCCACGGAGAACGCCTACCGGGCCGCCGGTTCCCGCTACAGTCACCCCCCACCCTCCCCTATTAGTTAGTTATCTTAGTTATCCTGGACCTTTAGTTTATCTTCCTCATCCCTTATTATTCTGTTTGTCAATCAATAAATCCACCTTTGTTCCTGCCTCAGTTCctcgtctgtgtgctctctgctcgggttcaccccCACGCCATGACACTATCACTGTTGACATTCATGTTTAGATGCTACAGTCAAAGCCTGAAAAGGTGTGGTGGTGTCAGTGCAGACATATGGGGTAATTATTATTGAACACAATACATTCTCTCATTGCAGTTTCtgggttgttttgtttgaatttaaatgtattattttaaaactaCAGATAAGATATTCATTGAAAtgccaaatgtaaaatatgtaacCTGTAAATATATTCTTCAAGTCCATATAACAAAACTGACTTAATTTGGGAAAGCTTATTATCTGTTGTTGATCAGAATTTTGTAGTTGATTTAATTTAcaatcactgcagcactgattAATTACCTTGTCACAGAAATTGTTATACAATAGAAATTTCTGTCAATGTTTCAATTGAGTATAGACACTCTGCAACACCACTTTAACCACCAGTCCTTTCACCTGCAAGTCATAGTGACTTGTGCAGCAATTCCCACTTACATTGTTCTCAGGAAACACATCTATTTAACAGAAATTTGTCTAGTTCATCTTACCAACATCACTGCGTTCTCTTGTAACTGCAGTCTTCTTTCGGTCCTTCCGAGGGGATCTGGTGGCAGtagtctgtctgtcctctccatcTGAGAGAGATTGCATGTTAGTATaatgaaaatacaacacattatGCATTTAGCGCTTCTCTTTTCACTTAAATCTTTATTGCATGAACTCACCCCAGTCTTCATCGTCTTGACGCTTTCGTTTATGTACAGTTTTCTTTGGCCTCTTAACACGCCCTTTTCCATCTGTTAAAGAACACACCCATATGGTAAAACAGTGATAAAGTAGATGCAGTTTTACAAGGCCAATAATGCATAAGAGCATGAGCCTCAGACAGGTTTTTATGGATGTAGCAACCTTTATGTTTAGGCATGTATtagttgtttttaaactttaccTTGTTTAAACAATTCTACATGCATACTTTTGACTATTTGccattagctgtaaattttctgCTTCAGAAAATCCTCTGAAGGCCACCTCCTTTGTCAATATAGGTTTATGGTCATTTATGTTGAAAAGAtgtgaaaacaaatcaaatctcTCATTACAAATGCAAAATTTGAAAGTTGCTAGGCAGAGGTAGCtgacttttttgtatttatgtaaaCATGGTAATAGATTACTGTTCTACAAGTTCTTAAAATTCAATTCATATATATTAACCGCACAGCTGGCTCAGTAGGCCAAGATCAGTAAACCTTGTTCAAGACACAATATTAGCAGTAATGAGGTGAAGACAAAACTACACCATTTAGTCAAGTGTAGCCTCTCTGCATGTTTAAGAGGACAAGATTAATTAAAAGAAGTACTGAACCTTCACAGAATGAGATTTTTACTTGTGCTTACCATGCTCAGGGTCACAGCtatcttcatcatcaccatcagctTGCCTTGTGGTTGCAATCCTCTTTGGTTTGTCAACAGCTGAGCTTCCTGAAGTTGAGTGTGGCTTCTGTCCATCTGTGAAAGACATAATTAGCACCATAAAAATACTAAACTCAACTGAACTGATTGCTGACACTTACGTATTACAAACAGTGACAGTAGAGCCTTAAAGGTGCATTTCTAATGATACTGCCAAAAGCTATGGCAGGCTGCAGAAAACATAATTACGTTCTCTATTTCCATTGACAATAatatacactgctcaaaaaaaattaaaggaacactttttaATCTAAGTATTGCATCTAGTCATCAAGTCATGCATCAAGGCATTTGCCATAGACACAGGAACTGGCAGGTCCATCACTGCTGCtctgtgcttttcacagatgagaACAAGTTCATCATGAGCACATGTGACAGACATGAAAGGGTCTGGAGAAGCTGTGGAGAAAGTTATGCTGCCTGTAACATGGTTTAGCTTGACCGGTTTGGTGATGAGTCAGTGATGGTCTGGGGAGGTATGTCCATGGAGGAACGCACAGACCTCTAcaggctggacagcagcactCTGACTGCCGTTAGGTATCAGGATGAAATCATTGGATCCACTGTCAGACCCTACGCTGGTGCAGTGGTCCTGGATTCCTTCTGGTGCACGACAATGCCCGGCTTTATGTGGTAAGAGAATTCATGCAGTTCCGGGAGGATGAAGGAATTGATACCATTAACTGGCCCCCCACGCTCGtctgatagaacacctttggaacGTTATGTTTTGGTTGATCCAACaccaccaggttgctcctcagactgtccaggagctcagtgatgccCTGGTCCAGTTTTGGGAGGAGATACCTCAGGACACCATCCGTCATCTCATTCGTACCTTGTCCCGACATCATCAGGCTGCATACAAGCACATGGAGGCCATACAAACTACTGAGGACCATTCTGAGTTGCTGCCAAGgaatttcagcaagatggaccAGCCTGCCACATCAGTTCTGCACTTTGAGTTTTGGGGTGTCTTGAATTTAGCCCTCCTGTGggttgataattttcatttccatcaaacAATGTGGCATCTTTTCATTCCTAACACATTATCCAGTCCGTATCAATGTAAATATCCAGTTAGTTTTTTCCCTGCATTGAAATATGATgtgttttcaaagtgttcctttaattttttggaGCAGTGTATGTATGGTCAGACCTTATCATCAAGTTAAAAACAGTTCAGGTAGAAGGGAAGCGTTAATGTTGCAGGTGGTGTATAGTTCAGTGCAACAGTGCAGTTTAGGGAAGCTCTCAGCTCCAGCCCCGGTCAATATAATTTGCCATAAATTTAACAATATGTCTGTTGTTACACAGGACCTCAAGCCACTATCATTTGTAATATATAATGTATGGAGATATTCAGACACACTGTCAGCAATGGGATAGCTGATGAGCTGGAGAGAGGGCTGGTGGGAGGGACGGTAACTACATAATATTTAGACTGTGCAGTATTTTATACTTTGAATGTATATGCTTTGAGAATACACATTTGTATTCGACTGCTGATATTTTGGGATGTAAAAACCAAAACGGTCTCCTGGTGCACCACGCCATCTATAAAAAAACGTTTTGATAGAGTCGAAGTCCTTACATCTGTAAGGAATATGCCAATACTACAGTGAAATAGGAtccaagtcagacaaaaaacattacCTGTGTTTTCAGTGCCTGGACCAGTCTTGCCATCACTcacatcatcgtcatcatcactgtcatcatgtttttctttagcTGTAGTCATCTTTTGTGTCCCTCTGTTGGTATCTTCTTGCAGCTCTCCAACTGTGCAAGATAATGTTTTAGTCGAATGAAATTGCTTAAATCTCAGAAACACAACAGTGGTGCAGTGAAAGAAGATTCAAGTCACACTGAGAGTGCTACCTGTGTTTTCAGTACCTTGACTGGTGTTATCACTCCCATCATCCTCATCAGCACCACCATCATCTTCACCATGTCTTCTTGCAGTCTGCCATTGTCTCTTTACAAGTGACCttgctgcagctgaatgtgGCACCTCTCCATCTGTGAAAGATGACACTACCATGTAAATACCAAGCTCAGTTTCGAGACTTCATTTGTGTTAATATTGTCTTGAATTACCAGagccatcatcatcttcatcatgtcTTCGTCTTGTGACAGTCTTCTTTTGCCTCTGAGCTGATGAGCTTGTGGTTATCAGCTGTTCACCATCTGATGAAGCATACATTAGAAACATACATATAGACAATCACTCACAACATGTCTAAGTTTTTCTGAAAACCTATACAAGTACAGAAAAGCTTCAAGCCTCAAATCAGTCAAGCAAAtaatttgttccatttttttagCAAATATGCTCAAGCATGGATGGTAGCTGAATTTCAACTGTGAgctcaaacagacagaaattagAGCTGTCAAGTGAAAAATTTGTCCTAATCAAAATAATGTGTGATTAATCATCATTAATCGCAGCCTATTATTGTGATGAACAAGtcacaaatttaaaaacaagtttGAAAAACTCAAATTTACTTATACTTTGGGGGTAAATAAAACAACCGTTTCTTCcactctgtttatttttagcttgtttttcaTAAACTAGCTAACATAAAGCTATTGGTAAATAGGCAGAAGCCACTCACTCTGGCTCTTAATTAGAATGAGAGGCTTTTCTCATGTAGGCAAATGCACTGGACACAGAGAAAAGGAGATCTGTGTAAGTAGAGGAGCTAATGGTCAGTTCTTTCAAATTTTATCACAAACTCCCTTTCTGATTAAAGCATTTGTCCCTGATccatttttgttacttttaatcCATGAGAGAGATCTCTCTCAGAGCAGAGCATGTGTGAAAATGGTGACAGGCAGCTGTCTGTCAGGCTGCAGTAGCTGATTCTGTTCACAGATACAGAGCCCAGGAATGCTCAGAATTGTGGTcctttttaagtatttttaaattactgaTATAATTACTCTTATTCTCTTCTGTAGTAAGCTGAAAAGGACGCTATGAAAAATCGCAGTAAAAAACCCTGCTCAGAGTGGGCGTACGCCATGaatgtttgtgcttttgtgtaCCATTATTATGGGAAGTACTGGTTCTGGTTCATTTGCTAGAGGTTGCACTGCAAAATGGGACCTGCTGGTGTTATACTGATATTTGTCAGAACTTAGAACCAGAACATCTGGTCAGCATTAGGTCAAACTTATGAAtatgattaattttttaaaaaaaactcaaggtTTCCAGATCAATCACAACCATTAACACTTTTGCGCTGAAAGCCCTATTCCTAATATGACCACTGATGTAATTTTTGTTACGTACCATCATGAGCTTCCCGTTGTCTGCCTGTATCTGACGTCCTTCTTTTTTTGACACCTTTCAGACCTTTGGTTGGGGTGGCTGTATGTCCTTCACctatgaaaatattcacagtaggAAATTAGTAAACTTATTTTTACAATGAAATGAAAGTCGAAAATATGCAGACAGATACGAAAGATATGCACATAgtggacagaaagacagagagacagagacagagagaaagacagacagaagccAGTGTAGTTGGAAGAGTGATgactttaaaattgtattaatattaatattaatttacataccACTGATAACAGAGTCCAGTGTTTGCAGACTCTTCCCTTTCAGTGACTCTGCTCCACGTTCCATCGCAAACAGAAGTTTGCCAATCTTGGCCACTTGGAATGTTTTATCCGTCTGCCGATAATACTCGCAGTGGACTCTGATATCATGCCCCATAAAACGAGCAACTTGCTCAAGTTCCTGATTGTTGAGGTCAAGAAGCTGACATAGGGTAGCAACGTGCTTTCTTAACTTTGTTGACCTCAGCAGTTCTGGGTTTTTGGCTTTGCTCTCTTCTGCATATCTTCTGAGGCAGTCACACCCACGAAGATTGGTTGTTGTGCCAAGCCTTGCGAACAGAAATGGGTTCTCCTCAAGTATGCCAACTTCTGTCCGTTTTTCAATCAGGAAGTCAAGCGAAGCTTTTGTGCGCTCAAGAAGTAGGATGGGGacctttctccctctctttccacGTGTCACCAAACGTGTCAGTCTGTGGCTCAGTTGTTTTTCCACGGGTGATAGAGTCTCATATATGTCCTTATTCACAGGGCCGGTGTCTGCTTTTAGATATGTCTCCAGGGTTAAACGTGATGCTTCTCCTTCACGCTTCTTGTTGAACACGATTATTTGTGCAAGAAGGCTCTCACTTAACTTTCTGTATGCTGTAGTACTCACATGCTCTCTCAACTCTGCCTTTGCCTCATCCTCAGCTTTCCTCAGGTAGTTCTGGAGAGTGACTACATCCTCTGTCAGAGGTACGTTGTCTTCTTTGTCCCACCTCCGTTGCTCAATTGTGCTATGGGCATTAGTCGACACGTAAGTGGACCAGGAGTTCTCCAGCAACTCCTTGAACTTTTTTGCCTTCTTCTCAGTTTTGACATCAGATCTCATCAAACAGTGGCCTATCCAGGCCTCAGTTGCCCCTTTGAGTGAAAAACCAATTTTAACAGCTGTAGATGGCTTTCCATACTCGTTCTTGCTTGCATCATAGTTTGACACATGCCTAGCTGCTTTAATTGCCAGTTGAAAATTTGCTGGATCACAAATGTCTTTAAGACTTTGGACATGCTTGTCAATCTCCTTGGCAGCCAACACAAACCGTCCCAGTTCTCTCAGCTTTTGTGCAATGTATCTGTGCTGAGATTCTTCACGGCCCTTTTTTGCAAATAATGCATCTCCATATGCACAAATCATCTCATCACTCCTGATATGAGAGGTTACATGAT
The nucleotide sequence above comes from Amphiprion ocellaris isolate individual 3 ecotype Okinawa chromosome 8, ASM2253959v1, whole genome shotgun sequence. Encoded proteins:
- the LOC129349440 gene encoding uncharacterized protein LOC129349440, whose translation is MERFKRRLGTLQRFENARAKKDHCPSSGEHTPLEGTCGDKACYPPSAPSPSREDEMLTEESSSHSGSDADYKPPSSPSSSEDKVLAKKSQSSCHSSPEKHQSHLSSIETEIGESKDQKAKGKSVQIDTESKEKRMFRDGKKRLQITVKTSKKKDGARVWDKAHYCVYCKKAQLKIARHLERKHGDECDVAYAFSFPVGSKQRKIRLEGLRNKGDWQHNLSVLEEGYGEIVTWKQPSAKVDIEKYLPCQHCYAMFKRTELWRHEKSCRERKKERHKGKRARVQKSSSHLIPIRESCNGVQTIIHSMLQDHVTSHIRSDEMICAYGDALFAKKGREESQHRYIAQKLRELGRFVLAAKEIDKHVQSLKDICDPANFQLAIKAARHVSNYDASKNEYGKPSTAVKIGFSLKGATEAWIGHCLMRSDVKTEKKAKKFKELLENSWSTYVSTNAHSTIEQRRWDKEDNVPLTEDVVTLQNYLRKAEDEAKAELREHVSTTAYRKLSESLLAQIIVFNKKREGEASRLTLETYLKADTGPVNKDIYETLSPVEKQLSHRLTRLVTRGKRGRKVPILLLERTKASLDFLIEKRTEVGILEENPFLFARLGTTTNLRGCDCLRRYAEESKAKNPELLRSTKLRKHVATLCQLLDLNNQELEQVARFMGHDIRVHCEYYRQTDKTFQVAKIGKLLFAMERGAESLKGKSLQTLDSVISGEGHTATPTKGLKGVKKRRTSDTGRQREAHDDGEQLITTSSSAQRQKKTVTRRRHDEDDDGSDGEVPHSAAARSLVKRQWQTARRHGEDDGGADEDDGSDNTSQVGELQEDTNRGTQKMTTAKEKHDDSDDDDDVSDGKTGPGTENTDGQKPHSTSGSSAVDKPKRIATTRQADGDDEDSCDPEHDGKGRVKRPKKTVHKRKRQDDEDWDGEDRQTTATRSPRKDRKKTAVTRERSDVDAPEMEVKKQGKRPWNDQERTAVKRHLGKFIALKKVPAKQDCLMCIDKESSVLRARTWKDTVTEGGNRDEGLEDEGEKRERG